The genomic segment gaTTGATGTAAACATTAACATAGCTAAATGCTCGAAAGTAAATTCTGTAGTTAGCTGCTGCTATTTTCAAAAGTTCGCTGGAAGAGGATTATTTTTAACATGCAGGGCTGAATGACAGATAACAGATTCAGAAAATCTGCGAAAAGCATAAgatacaaaaaatattttcaatagcATAATTGCCATGTTTAGGAGACCTTCACATCTGCACCTGGCTTTCAAAACGGATTACATGTGGTATAATGTAACCAGTTACCATATCTTTGTTCAGGTTCAGGGTGGGAGTGGTGGAAAAGTGTATCCGAGAGATCCAGAGAGAGCAGCTCTCTGGGGTACAATATGTCTCAGAGGAAATTCCCTCGTTGTCGCTCTCTTTGGCAAACAGTATTAAAAATCGGCTGAAAGGTAAGGCTGATCATCAGGTTAGGAATAGTTTACCAAAATTCCATTAATCCTAAAAAAGTTTCAGATCAGAAAGATACatttaattatcattaattGGAGCAGGATGAAGTTTCTAagtagtttttttcttttcagagctTGGCTTTAACAGATACAAGCTGGTTGTGCAGGTGGTTATTGGAGAACAACGTGGAGAGGGAATGAAGTAAGTGTATTGGTGCACACTGATAGCTGTCATACATAATCACAGTGACACATTTAAGAAAGCGgttatttgtattatattttccttttctttgaaCAATGGCATAAAAATCTTGGAGGTTTGGGTTCAGAATGAGGACATTGCAGTTGTATTTGGAACTTCTCTTTAAGATCTAAATTTAATGTAATCAAAACTGGTTATACTGGTAGTTATGGCTTCAGTGGTTCTGACTGACACCTGAATGCCTTCTTGTAGTGTTGAGAGAATctattttgtttggtttcacaACAGTGTTATATGAACAGATATGAAGAAGGTGAAATGTAgggtttgttgtttatttgtattatttcctttttttttccacaaggGAAACAAAGTATTTGTTCCTTCCTTGTAGGATGGCAGCTCGCTGTTTTTGGGATGCAGACACGGACAGTTATGCCAAGGACATATACGTGAATGTAAGCCTTAAAAATACTGCTGAATAAGGCTACAAATATCATACAGAACTATAATCTCCACACTTCCCCTTTGCTTCCTTAGTTTTCAACCATAATGATATTGCCCTTTTTCTGCAGGACAGTTTATTCTGTGTGGCTGCTGCATTTGGAATTTATTACTATTGAAAGTCCAGAGGAAGTGCCAGTGTCTGGCCTCAGGCAAGCAACTGCTTTACAAAGCTTTAACTAGTTTACCTTTGGATTTTGACATGTAGGACATTTTTCTGTAAGGAATTACTAGAGAGTTATTTCAATATTCATCTTGGAATATGACCGCAACAAGCATATGAACAGTAAATTGCATTTATATTGTTAGAATCTGTTAAATATTCAATTAAAACATAGGCGTTATAGTCCTGgtaatttttctgtttattaaaatgcacatttttttattaaagtttattaaagtgaacattaaaatgtcaatatcttttaattcttttttatttctgttcagtttcCAAAACAGTGATAATAATATAGTTTGATAAGATCAGGTATATTTTGAgggtattttatatatgtactcTACTAGTGACATAGTACCTGTTGTACCAGAGTGTATGTGATTTTTATGCTAATTCTGAAGCGACCTGGCTATTCCTTTCATTTTCAAGGGTGGAAACACTATCTTAAGGTTTTTGGCGGTTCTGGTACAGATATTTTCTTCTAACAATATATACAAGGTGTCACATGTGAGGTAGGGGGCTGACCTTGTAAGCTGTGCAGTAAGATTTTAATAGGCCTTGTTTTCCATCACTGACAAGTATGCAAATAATAAATCGTATGTGATTGAAATTAGTTACTAGACATGTATGACAAAAATGGATGCTTAAAATTATAAGTGTATTCATCTATAATAGCAGTATATACTTAAATGTAAAGGAGATTAACAGCATATTTATTACTAATAATTCAGTGATTATCTTTACATCATGATTTTCAATCTTTCAGTTGCCCTCACAGGTGATGGTGCCGTAGCTGTCTCACCATACTGCACTAGAACACCTAGCAAGACAAAGTTCCCATGGTAGGATAATAAAGAATTTAGACATAGATATTATTATAGGAGCTAACTGATTACACCTCAGCATTTGGCATGCCTAGTTAGTCCTAAAATCAATCTGGGTTTATGCAGCTGCATCTGGAATGGTTTACTGGACTTAAAGATCTCAAATAGTAAAAACTGGCAACAACCTTTCTTTTACAGTGATCCTAATCACATAGCTTTGAGAACATGTTTCAAGAGGGGGTTACCATGaggattttttaatttatagtGGTTGTGCTGTAGCACTCTGAACACCCCTACTTCCCATGACCTTACCTAAACATAACCCGAGACAGCTCTCTCAGTATGTGTTGATGACTAATTATTGTACAACCACCTGTAGCAATGACCACATTACATTAGCAGATAACActatttcttcttattattattattattattgttgttgttgttattaataataataatattaatattaatatcaacaaaggttcattttatttatccCTCAGGGATAAATTGAATTTTTACTCTTCTTTAAAACATTAACCAAATCAGAACTagttaattaaaacaaataaacaaaccaaatttTCTCCctgaaaatacatttctaaagACAGAAGGAATGTCTTCTAAATCTTTTCAGTAGAGCTCCTAAGCAATACTAGTCTGTCTAAATATAATGTTAGTATGTAAAGGACTTAATGCAATAAAACATTCTGAATCTTACTTGTAAGTCATTACTTTATAATGACATATGGTGAATCCATAGTCACACCCATAACTGAGCCAGCCTTCTAAATCAGATTATATATCTCAGCCCTGTCCACTACATTACTTCTTCCATAGAAGATAAAGAAAACAGGGGGAACAAGATGGTACTCTGATAATGACCTGTTCCTCAAAAGTTACTTTTACGACAAGGTGGAGTCTATGAGCCATACGTGCTTCTGTCCTAGAAATGTTCTAAAAAACAGCTGTAAGGTGGGATTAAACCTAGGTCAtttaggtgatgacaccaatagcctactgggtgaACAACCACAtactaacaatggtgggcctgtgtgcagaacattTAGAGCTTGGatcaggaaaaacaaaaggaaaaaactaaacaccaaaagggaaaaaggaagaacaaaggatgccacaggaagaaatggcaaccccgatgcactggggaaaaccaaactaaaacttcccaaacaaaaacagaaaacatggcGGAACTtcaatggctaagggaagcctcgggagagagacagactcgagggGAAACGAGAGGGGACATATAAAAACACGAACACCctcgcagacaagaagtgacGTTACCGGccaggagcttggctcagaactctgacaaagacccagcactaaataactgggtcactgggcttatataaggtctagcctgGGTGTtgagcctgattagtggtgtgcctgactcgaggcttggcaccaacccttacaacAGCTTTGAACA from the Electrophorus electricus isolate fEleEle1 chromosome 26, fEleEle1.pri, whole genome shotgun sequence genome contains:
- the tctex1d2 gene encoding tctex1 domain-containing protein 2 isoform X2; translated protein: MSRTKHPRSIGRFRVGVVEKCIREIQREQLSGVQYVSEEIPSLSLSLANSIKNRLKELGFNRYKLVVQVVIGEQRGEGMKETKYLFLPCRMAARCFWDADTDSYAKDIYVNDSLFCVAAAFGIYYY
- the tctex1d2 gene encoding tctex1 domain-containing protein 2 isoform X4, translating into MTTDGDPEIGFRVGVVEKCIREIQREQLSGVQYVSEEIPSLSLSLANSIKNRLKELGFNRYKLVVQVVIGEQRGEGMKETKYLFLPCRMAARCFWDADTDSYAKDIYVNDSLFCVAAAFGIYYY
- the tctex1d2 gene encoding tctex1 domain-containing protein 2 isoform X1, with the translated sequence MDGSELRTNTYLIRPNYQHKFRVGVVEKCIREIQREQLSGVQYVSEEIPSLSLSLANSIKNRLKELGFNRYKLVVQVVIGEQRGEGMKETKYLFLPCRMAARCFWDADTDSYAKDIYVNDSLFCVAAAFGIYYY
- the tctex1d2 gene encoding tctex1 domain-containing protein 2 isoform X3, which produces MDGSELRTNTYLIRPNYQHKFRVGVVEKCIREIQREQLSGVQYVSEEIPSLSLSLANSIKNRLKELGFNRYKLVVQVVIGEQRGEGMKMAARCFWDADTDSYAKDIYVNDSLFCVAAAFGIYYY